Proteins encoded together in one Citromicrobium bathyomarinum window:
- the nadB gene encoding L-aspartate oxidase → MTQQSAQHDVLVIGSGAAGLTAALALAEEKKVLVLAKGSLTGGSTAWAQGGIAAVLDAGDTFEDHIRDTMVAGAGLNDRETVEFVIERAPHAIDRLIELGVPFNKESGALHLTREGGHSHRRIVHVNDATGWAVQSALLKAAEENPNITLLPGRTCVDLITGRHELRYSGAGQVWGAYALNEETGEVEAHVARATVLAAGGAGRCYLFSTAPRGATGDGIAMAWRGGARVANMEMMQFHPTCLYNLEVKNFLITEAVRGEGGRLYNPRTGKRFMEFYDPERLELAPRDVVARAIDAEIKRFGLDYVHLDISHQPPEFVKEHFPTIHEKLLGLGIDMTTGPIPVVPAQHYTCGGVLVDLYARTDLPGLWAAGECIESGLHGANRLASNSLLECFVFGEAAARDILSMWDELDAPPEIRPWDASRVTDSDEAVVIKQNWTEIRRFMWNYVGIVRTTKRLERAANRIRLLQSEIDDYYGSFRVTTDLIELRNLVQAAELIVRCALERKESRGLHFTLDHPQTDSIARDTVLLPR, encoded by the coding sequence ATGACACAGCAAAGCGCGCAACATGATGTCCTCGTGATCGGCTCGGGCGCGGCTGGCCTCACCGCGGCGCTGGCCCTTGCCGAAGAGAAGAAGGTGCTGGTGCTCGCCAAGGGCTCGCTCACCGGCGGCAGCACGGCGTGGGCGCAGGGCGGGATCGCCGCCGTGCTCGACGCGGGCGACACCTTCGAAGATCATATCCGCGATACGATGGTCGCTGGCGCGGGGCTCAATGATCGCGAGACGGTCGAATTCGTGATCGAACGCGCGCCGCATGCGATCGACCGGCTGATCGAGCTGGGGGTGCCTTTCAACAAGGAAAGCGGCGCGCTGCACCTGACCCGCGAGGGCGGGCACTCGCATCGCCGGATCGTGCATGTGAACGATGCGACGGGCTGGGCGGTGCAGTCCGCGCTGCTCAAGGCGGCGGAGGAAAACCCCAACATCACCCTGCTGCCGGGCCGCACCTGCGTCGACCTGATCACCGGGCGGCACGAGCTGCGCTATTCGGGCGCAGGCCAGGTGTGGGGTGCCTATGCGCTCAACGAGGAAACCGGCGAGGTCGAGGCGCATGTGGCGCGCGCGACCGTGCTCGCCGCGGGCGGGGCAGGGCGCTGCTACCTGTTCTCGACCGCGCCGCGCGGCGCGACCGGCGATGGCATCGCGATGGCGTGGCGCGGGGGCGCGCGGGTCGCCAACATGGAAATGATGCAGTTCCACCCGACCTGCCTCTATAATCTGGAGGTCAAGAACTTCCTCATTACCGAAGCGGTGCGGGGCGAGGGCGGGCGGCTCTACAACCCGCGCACGGGCAAGCGGTTCATGGAATTCTACGATCCCGAACGGCTGGAGCTGGCGCCGCGCGATGTCGTGGCACGCGCGATCGACGCCGAGATCAAGCGCTTCGGGCTCGACTACGTCCATCTCGACATCAGCCACCAGCCGCCCGAATTCGTGAAGGAGCATTTCCCCACGATCCACGAGAAGCTGCTCGGCCTCGGCATCGACATGACCACCGGACCGATCCCGGTGGTGCCCGCGCAGCACTATACCTGCGGCGGGGTGCTGGTGGACCTGTATGCGCGCACCGATCTGCCCGGCCTGTGGGCGGCTGGCGAATGTATCGAGAGCGGACTGCACGGGGCCAACCGCCTCGCCTCCAACAGCCTGCTCGAATGCTTCGTCTTCGGCGAGGCGGCGGCGCGCGACATCCTGTCGATGTGGGACGAGCTCGACGCGCCGCCGGAAATCCGCCCGTGGGACGCGAGCCGGGTGACCGATTCGGACGAGGCCGTCGTCATCAAGCAGAACTGGACCGAGATCCGCCGCTTCATGTGGAACTATGTCGGCATCGTGCGCACGACCAAGCGGCTCGAACGGGCGGCGAACCGCATCCGCCTGCTCCAGAGCGAGATCGACGATTACTACGGCAGCTTCCGGGTCACGACCGATCTGATCGAGCTGCGCAACCTCGTCCAGGCGGCCGAGCTGATCGTGCGCTGCGCGCTCGAACGCAAGGAAAGCCGGGGGCTGCACTTCACTCTCGACCATCCGCAGACGGACAGCATTGCCCGCGATACCGTGCTGCTACCGCGTTGA
- a CDS encoding YrhK family protein — protein MRDMIRLIVKDFGWIHTSLGLLGNVLFFVGSILFLPAFESHQTLGVWLFIIGSFLMLVGALGELGVKIVDSRE, from the coding sequence ATGAGAGATATGATCCGCCTGATCGTCAAGGATTTCGGCTGGATCCACACCTCGCTCGGCCTGCTGGGTAACGTGCTGTTCTTCGTCGGCAGCATCCTCTTCCTGCCTGCATTCGAATCGCATCAGACGCTGGGCGTCTGGCTGTTCATCATCGGGTCGTTCCTGATGCTGGTCGGCGCGCTGGGCGAACTTGGCGTGAAGATCGTCGACAGCCGGGAGTAG
- a CDS encoding NAD(P)-dependent alcohol dehydrogenase: protein MKAVKVRNPASLDSLEVVDIDAPGEPGPGEVRVKLHASSLNFHDYAVVAGMIPTDDGRIPLSDGAGEVEAVGAGVEEFAVGDRVMSVFFPEWQDGRPPMGSFETTPGDGIDGFACETVVKPAHAFTRMPANLDFAQAACLPCAGLTAWRALMEDGNLQAGQTVLLEGTGGVSIFALRIAKAAGARVIITSSSDDKLARARELGADHTINYKSNDDWGDEAFDWSGGVDHVVEVGGPGTVNQAIKAIRPGGHIHLIGVLTGQKGEVETAALMRKMGRLQGLTVGSRAMQLRMIAAIEATGIEPVISDRFALADLADAFRHEQDQKHFGKIAIDI, encoded by the coding sequence ATGAAAGCCGTCAAAGTCCGCAATCCTGCCAGTCTCGACTCGCTCGAAGTCGTCGACATCGACGCTCCGGGCGAACCCGGCCCCGGCGAGGTGCGGGTGAAGCTGCACGCTTCCTCGCTCAACTTTCACGATTATGCGGTCGTCGCGGGGATGATCCCCACCGACGACGGGCGCATTCCGCTCTCCGACGGAGCGGGCGAGGTCGAGGCCGTCGGCGCGGGTGTCGAGGAGTTCGCGGTCGGCGACCGGGTGATGTCGGTCTTCTTCCCCGAGTGGCAGGATGGGCGTCCACCCATGGGCAGTTTCGAGACCACGCCCGGCGACGGGATCGACGGGTTTGCCTGCGAGACCGTGGTGAAACCCGCGCATGCCTTCACGCGGATGCCCGCCAATCTCGACTTCGCACAGGCCGCATGCCTGCCCTGCGCCGGGCTGACCGCGTGGCGCGCGCTGATGGAGGACGGCAATCTTCAGGCCGGGCAGACCGTGCTGCTGGAGGGCACCGGCGGCGTCTCGATCTTCGCGCTGCGGATCGCCAAGGCTGCGGGCGCGAGGGTGATCATTACCTCCAGCTCGGACGATAAGCTGGCGAGGGCGCGCGAGCTGGGTGCCGATCATACGATCAACTACAAGAGCAATGACGACTGGGGCGACGAGGCGTTCGACTGGTCGGGAGGTGTCGATCACGTGGTCGAGGTCGGCGGCCCGGGCACGGTCAATCAGGCGATCAAGGCGATCCGCCCGGGCGGGCACATCCACCTCATTGGGGTGCTCACCGGACAGAAGGGCGAGGTCGAAACCGCCGCACTGATGCGCAAGATGGGGCGGTTGCAGGGCCTGACCGTGGGCAGCCGCGCGATGCAGCTGCGCATGATCGCCGCGATCGAGGCTACGGGGATCGAGCCGGTGATCTCGGACCGCTTTGCGCTTGCCGATCTGGCCGATGCCTTCCGTCACGAGCAGGATCAGAAGCACTTCGGCAAGATTGCGATCGACATCTGA
- a CDS encoding zinc-finger domain-containing protein, producing MPPPPEISKVTTRRVWCDGATDIRTGENYKPAALGHPKIYLEIDEHGYVDCGYCDRRFVLEGGPADGVDQASLRDISEGADPGHP from the coding sequence ATGCCGCCCCCGCCCGAGATCTCCAAGGTGACCACCCGCCGCGTCTGGTGCGATGGCGCGACCGACATTCGCACGGGCGAGAACTACAAGCCCGCAGCCCTCGGCCATCCGAAGATCTATCTCGAAATCGACGAGCACGGCTATGTCGATTGCGGCTATTGCGACCGGCGTTTCGTGCTCGAAGGCGGGCCTGCCGACGGTGTCGACCAGGCCAGCTTGCGCGATATTTCCGAAGGCGCGGACCCGGGGCACCCCTAG
- a CDS encoding ABC transporter ATP-binding protein: protein MENRPAISIDNLTKRYAPAKGESEGKLALKGVSFDVPQGGIFGLLGPNGAGKSTLINILAGLVTRTSGSAQIWGFDTAKNPRNAKRAIGIVPQEIVFDPFFTPFEVLENQGGFYGIPKSERRSEELLKAVHLWDKRDAYARTLSGGMKRRLLIAKAMVHSPPILVLDEPTAGVDVELRRQLWELVTQLNREGVTVVLTTHYLEEAEQLCDRIAIINHGELIANKPTRELVSMAREKIIRLEVDKPLAGALMDPAFTRSEVTAPRTLEVTYDRDRMTAGQVLTIVQGHGYAIQDVSTLEPDLEDVFVQLTGAG, encoded by the coding sequence ATGGAAAACCGGCCTGCAATTTCGATCGACAACCTGACCAAACGCTATGCCCCCGCCAAGGGTGAGAGCGAGGGCAAGCTGGCGCTCAAGGGCGTCAGCTTCGATGTGCCGCAGGGCGGCATCTTCGGCCTGCTGGGCCCCAATGGCGCGGGCAAGTCCACGCTGATCAACATCCTTGCCGGGCTGGTCACGCGGACCAGCGGCAGCGCGCAGATCTGGGGCTTCGATACGGCGAAGAACCCGCGCAATGCCAAGCGCGCGATCGGCATCGTGCCGCAGGAAATCGTGTTCGACCCGTTCTTCACCCCGTTCGAGGTGCTGGAGAATCAGGGTGGCTTCTACGGCATCCCCAAGTCCGAGCGGCGCAGCGAGGAACTGCTGAAGGCGGTCCACCTGTGGGACAAGCGCGATGCCTACGCCCGCACGCTGTCGGGGGGCATGAAGCGCCGCCTGCTGATTGCTAAGGCGATGGTCCATTCCCCGCCGATCCTGGTGCTGGACGAGCCGACCGCGGGCGTGGATGTCGAACTGCGCCGTCAGCTGTGGGAACTGGTGACGCAGCTGAACAGGGAAGGCGTCACCGTGGTCCTCACCACGCACTACCTCGAAGAGGCCGAGCAGCTGTGCGACCGGATCGCGATCATCAACCATGGCGAGCTGATCGCCAACAAGCCGACCCGCGAGCTTGTCAGCATGGCGCGCGAGAAGATCATCCGGCTGGAGGTCGACAAGCCGCTGGCGGGCGCTCTGATGGATCCGGCCTTCACCCGGTCCGAAGTCACCGCGCCGCGCACGCTGGAGGTCACTTACGACCGCGACAGGATGACCGCGGGCCAGGTGCTGACCATCGTGCAGGGCCACGGCTACGCGATCCAGGATGTCTCGACCCTCGAACCCGATCTGGAGGACGTGTTCGTCCAGCTGACCGGCGCGGGGTAA
- a CDS encoding endonuclease III: protein MQLPLGDDPRTETLRQLQPRLIQRFGRIERAPRERRAPEWVLVQGVIGARTRSETSNAATDRLLAEYGSWEAVADAPLEALQAQLATQTYPNVAGERLKACLTDLVARRGAVDLSHLEPMETDAAMVWLEQLPGVGRKIAAGVVNTSTLDRKALVLDSHHRRVLQRMGLVPQKADTARAYAAIMPAMPSEWSAADYDEHHLLMKEIGRAFCRPASMACGECPAQALCGTGRARAG, encoded by the coding sequence ATGCAGCTTCCCCTTGGCGATGATCCGCGGACCGAAACGCTACGCCAGCTTCAGCCGCGGCTGATCCAGCGGTTCGGGCGGATCGAGCGTGCGCCGAGGGAGAGGCGCGCGCCCGAATGGGTGCTGGTGCAGGGCGTGATCGGCGCGCGCACGCGCTCGGAAACCTCCAATGCGGCGACCGACCGGCTGCTGGCCGAATACGGGTCGTGGGAGGCTGTGGCCGATGCGCCGCTCGAAGCCTTGCAGGCGCAGCTCGCCACCCAGACCTACCCCAATGTTGCGGGCGAGCGGCTGAAAGCGTGCCTTACCGATCTCGTCGCGCGGCGCGGGGCGGTGGACCTGTCGCATCTCGAACCGATGGAGACCGACGCGGCGATGGTGTGGCTGGAGCAGCTGCCCGGCGTGGGGCGCAAGATCGCGGCAGGGGTGGTCAATACCTCCACGCTCGACCGCAAGGCTCTGGTGCTCGATTCGCACCACCGCCGGGTGCTCCAGCGGATGGGTTTGGTCCCGCAAAAGGCCGATACCGCGCGCGCCTACGCCGCGATCATGCCCGCGATGCCGTCCGAATGGAGCGCCGCCGATTACGACGAGCATCATCTGCTGATGAAGGAGATCGGCCGTGCCTTCTGTCGCCCCGCCAGCATGGCGTGCGGTGAGTGTCCGGCGCAGGCACTTTGCGGAACCGGGCGTGCGCGGGCAGGCTAG
- a CDS encoding diguanylate cyclase has protein sequence MAHLPPLYHLRPAWLRQAFFLIALTCAVCAGQASACVGSADPVISRLEIEVGRNPLAALDSIAQEIADTDPLDKRRLAELYIVQAKALNMGGLDSAPALKKARSAASKLSERAPANILLQMNAYYDLPDEAAKRRAMSSLLRGYRSLPDGSSAKTCRAVDLAFNYSFQEKPREAFTFASQAYLNSADDKSSPARAEAASALAYLVSNSHDFDYAKQLHSEALAIQLKLGMSDLAANELLVRGYTKLKDGEWTDAVADFRESAKQARSYGNQYAVDYALLGVCQAASEGGKIADAAPECERAYQGLGKPDEAMALPATALMAKLFVERGNPGRALAILDPMIAKGKQENASDDWVMALETRAQALFALGRNAQAYEQMREANEAAKTFHNADMQSGAAALQARFQTRELQNLLAEEERASSTRLRLAIAVIAGSTTTLLLLGTLIFFLLRHRRRFRRLAMTDPLTGLANRRATLERVGAALPGPDAPHPRASFALLDIDHFKSCNDTFGHDAGDQVLSQFARVVERCVRPTDIVGRWGGEEFLVILPATGLKDALDIIERVRSEAALEEFDFAPGYRLRFSAGIAMPSETGGVTDACIKLADRRLYAAKHNGRNRTCIDAGIAWAGPPAPTPPPSSGVSGTGSGSAQAA, from the coding sequence ATGGCACATTTGCCACCTTTGTATCACCTGCGGCCCGCATGGCTGCGTCAGGCCTTTTTCCTGATTGCGCTGACATGCGCCGTTTGCGCCGGACAGGCCAGCGCCTGCGTGGGAAGCGCCGACCCGGTCATTTCCCGGCTCGAAATCGAGGTCGGTCGCAACCCGCTCGCGGCGCTCGACAGCATTGCGCAGGAAATCGCGGATACCGATCCGCTGGACAAGCGCCGGCTGGCCGAATTGTACATCGTCCAGGCAAAGGCGCTGAATATGGGCGGTCTGGATTCCGCGCCTGCGCTGAAAAAGGCGCGCAGCGCGGCGAGCAAGCTCTCGGAGCGGGCACCGGCCAATATCCTGCTGCAGATGAACGCCTATTATGATCTGCCGGACGAGGCTGCAAAACGGCGCGCGATGTCCTCGCTCCTGCGCGGCTATCGCTCTTTGCCGGACGGAAGCAGCGCGAAGACCTGCCGCGCGGTCGATCTGGCCTTCAACTACAGCTTTCAGGAAAAACCGCGCGAAGCCTTCACGTTCGCCTCGCAGGCCTATCTCAACAGCGCCGACGACAAGTCCTCGCCCGCGCGCGCGGAGGCGGCTTCGGCGCTCGCCTATCTGGTCTCCAACAGTCACGATTTCGACTATGCGAAACAGCTGCACTCCGAAGCGCTCGCCATCCAGCTGAAGCTGGGGATGAGCGATCTCGCCGCGAACGAGCTGCTCGTGCGCGGATATACCAAGCTCAAGGACGGGGAATGGACCGATGCCGTTGCCGATTTCAGGGAGTCGGCAAAGCAGGCCCGCAGCTACGGCAACCAGTATGCTGTCGATTACGCGTTGCTCGGCGTGTGTCAGGCTGCGTCCGAAGGGGGCAAGATCGCCGATGCGGCACCCGAATGCGAGCGTGCCTATCAGGGCCTGGGCAAACCGGACGAGGCGATGGCCCTGCCAGCCACCGCGCTGATGGCGAAACTGTTTGTCGAGCGCGGCAATCCGGGCAGGGCTCTTGCGATCCTCGATCCCATGATCGCGAAGGGCAAGCAGGAGAACGCTTCCGACGACTGGGTCATGGCGCTGGAGACCCGGGCGCAGGCTCTTTTCGCGCTTGGACGCAACGCGCAGGCTTACGAACAGATGCGCGAGGCGAACGAGGCCGCCAAAACCTTCCACAACGCCGACATGCAAAGTGGAGCGGCTGCCCTTCAGGCGCGCTTCCAGACCCGCGAGTTGCAGAATCTCCTCGCCGAGGAAGAGCGGGCGAGCAGCACGCGCCTGCGGCTCGCGATCGCGGTGATCGCGGGCTCGACCACCACGCTGCTCCTGCTCGGCACGCTGATCTTCTTCCTCCTGCGGCACCGCCGCCGCTTCCGCCGCCTTGCGATGACCGACCCGCTGACGGGACTCGCCAATCGCCGCGCGACGCTGGAGCGGGTAGGCGCGGCCTTGCCCGGACCGGATGCCCCGCACCCGCGTGCCTCGTTCGCGCTGCTCGACATCGACCATTTCAAATCGTGCAACGACACCTTCGGTCACGACGCGGGCGACCAGGTGCTGAGCCAGTTCGCCCGGGTGGTCGAGCGATGCGTCCGTCCGACCGACATCGTCGGGCGCTGGGGTGGGGAGGAATTCCTCGTCATCCTGCCCGCGACCGGGCTGAAGGATGCGCTCGACATCATCGAACGGGTCCGTAGCGAGGCCGCGCTGGAGGAGTTCGATTTCGCCCCCGGCTACCGGCTGCGGTTCAGCGCGGGTATCGCGATGCCGAGCGAGACGGGCGGCGTCACCGATGCGTGTATCAAGCTGGCCGACCGGCGCCTCTATGCGGCGAAGCATAATGGCCGGAACCGGACCTGTATCGATGCGGGCATCGCATGGGCCGGACCTCCCGCGCCGACTCCTCCTCCTTCCAGCGGCGTCTCAGGCACCGGCTCAGGTTCCGCGCAGGCCGCGTGA
- the guaA gene encoding glutamine-hydrolyzing GMP synthase: MQPDHLPDSILIVDFGSQVTQLIARRVREAGVYSEIAPFTQAAEAFERMKPKGIILSGSPASVCDEGSPRAPQVLFDSGLPILGICYGQQVMTTQLGGEVKPGHETGEGGEFGRAFLTVTEPCVLFEGLWEVGERHQVWMSHGDKVTQFADGFRIVATSDGAPFALIADDERRYYGTQFHPEVFHTPDGAKLLANFARHVCGLSGDWTMAEYRATKIAEIREQVGDAKVICGLSGGVDSSVAAILIHEAIGEQLTCVFVDHGLLRQGEREQVETMFRDHYNIPLVVVDAEERFMAGLAGETDPEKKRKFIGGEFINVFEEEANRIGGADFLAQGTLYPDVIESVSFTGGPSVTIKSHHNVGGLPERMNMQLVEPLRELFKDEVRDLGRELGLPDMFVGRHPFPGPGLAIRIPGEVTKERCDILRKADAIYLEEIRNAGLYDAIWQAFAVLLPVKTVGVMGDGRTYDSVCALRAVTSTDGMTADVYPFDGAFLGRVATRIVNEVRGINRVVYDYTSKPPGTIEWE; this comes from the coding sequence ATGCAGCCAGACCATCTCCCCGATTCCATCCTTATCGTCGATTTCGGCAGCCAGGTGACCCAGCTGATCGCGCGCCGCGTGCGGGAAGCGGGCGTATATTCCGAGATCGCACCTTTCACCCAGGCCGCAGAGGCGTTCGAACGGATGAAGCCCAAGGGCATCATCCTATCCGGATCGCCCGCCAGCGTGTGCGACGAAGGCTCCCCGCGCGCGCCGCAGGTGCTGTTCGACTCGGGCCTGCCGATTCTGGGCATCTGTTACGGCCAGCAGGTGATGACCACTCAGCTGGGCGGCGAGGTGAAGCCGGGTCACGAAACCGGCGAGGGCGGCGAGTTCGGTCGCGCCTTCCTGACCGTGACCGAGCCTTGCGTGCTGTTCGAAGGCCTGTGGGAGGTTGGCGAGCGGCATCAGGTGTGGATGAGCCACGGCGACAAGGTGACGCAGTTCGCTGACGGCTTCCGCATCGTGGCGACCAGCGACGGGGCGCCCTTTGCGCTGATCGCCGATGACGAGCGCCGCTATTACGGCACGCAGTTCCACCCCGAGGTGTTCCACACGCCGGATGGCGCAAAGCTGCTCGCCAATTTCGCGCGCCATGTCTGCGGCCTGTCGGGCGACTGGACGATGGCCGAATACCGCGCGACCAAGATCGCCGAAATTCGCGAGCAGGTGGGCGATGCGAAGGTCATTTGTGGCCTCAGCGGCGGGGTCGATTCCTCGGTCGCCGCGATCCTGATCCACGAAGCGATCGGCGAACAGCTGACCTGCGTCTTCGTTGATCACGGCCTGCTGCGGCAGGGCGAGCGTGAACAGGTCGAGACGATGTTCCGCGACCACTACAACATCCCGCTGGTGGTGGTGGATGCCGAGGAACGCTTCATGGCGGGTTTGGCAGGCGAGACCGACCCCGAGAAGAAGCGCAAGTTCATCGGCGGCGAGTTCATCAACGTCTTCGAGGAAGAGGCGAACAGGATCGGCGGCGCGGACTTCCTCGCGCAGGGCACGCTCTATCCCGATGTGATCGAGTCTGTCTCCTTCACCGGCGGGCCTTCGGTGACGATCAAGAGCCACCACAATGTCGGCGGCCTGCCCGAGCGGATGAACATGCAGCTGGTCGAGCCGCTGCGCGAGCTGTTCAAGGACGAGGTCCGCGATCTGGGCCGTGAGCTGGGCCTGCCCGACATGTTCGTCGGCCGCCACCCGTTCCCCGGACCCGGCCTCGCGATCCGCATCCCGGGCGAAGTGACCAAGGAACGCTGCGACATCCTGCGCAAGGCGGACGCGATCTATCTCGAAGAGATCCGCAACGCAGGCCTCTACGACGCGATCTGGCAGGCCTTCGCGGTGCTGCTGCCAGTGAAGACGGTCGGCGTGATGGGCGACGGGCGCACCTACGACAGCGTGTGCGCCCTGCGCGCGGTGACCAGCACCGACGGGATGACGGCGGACGTCTACCCCTTCGATGGCGCGTTCCTTGGCCGCGTGGCGACGCGCATCGTCAACGAGGTGCGCGGGATCAACCGGGTGGTCTACGACTATACGAGCAAGCCGCCCGGCACGATCGAATGGGAATAG
- a CDS encoding alkene reductase has product MTNTHAPLLDPLDMADITTPNRVWMAPLTRSRSTAGDCEQTPLHALYYAQRAGAGLIVSEATQISHEGQGYAWTPGIFTDDQVESWKLVTDAVHNVGGRIFCQLWHVGAISHQVFQPDGGAPVSASVWTPEGEAFVGDRLSEGPTVPFPEARALDLNEIPRLLDDYRHAARCAARAGFDGVEVHAANGYLIDQFLRSSTNRREDEYGGSLDNRLRLLDEVVAAVTEVLPAGRVGVRLSPMGGPGGSSDAKPEETYPEAAAKLAGRGLAYLHVVRPNGHTGSGGSDEGNAIVKDMRKRFDGVFVANGEFSTEEAAQWVADGHADAIAFGRLFIANPDLPARIAAGGPYEEANEDTFYGGGAEGYVDYPTLDRVTDPLPVPA; this is encoded by the coding sequence ATGACCAATACCCACGCACCGCTGCTCGACCCGCTCGACATGGCGGATATCACCACGCCCAACAGGGTGTGGATGGCCCCGCTCACCCGCAGCCGCTCGACCGCGGGCGACTGCGAGCAGACCCCGCTCCACGCGCTCTACTACGCGCAGCGCGCGGGCGCGGGCCTGATCGTTTCCGAAGCCACGCAGATCAGCCACGAAGGGCAGGGCTATGCCTGGACGCCGGGGATCTTCACCGACGACCAGGTCGAAAGCTGGAAGCTGGTGACCGACGCTGTGCACAACGTCGGCGGGCGGATTTTCTGCCAGCTGTGGCATGTCGGCGCGATCAGCCACCAGGTGTTCCAGCCCGATGGCGGCGCGCCCGTTTCGGCCAGCGTATGGACGCCCGAGGGCGAGGCCTTCGTCGGCGACAGGCTGAGTGAAGGGCCGACCGTGCCGTTCCCCGAGGCGCGCGCGCTTGACCTCAACGAGATCCCGCGCCTGCTCGACGATTACCGCCACGCTGCGCGCTGCGCGGCCCGCGCCGGGTTCGACGGTGTGGAGGTGCACGCGGCGAACGGATACCTGATCGACCAGTTCTTGCGCAGCAGCACCAACCGGCGCGAGGACGAGTATGGCGGGAGCCTCGACAACCGGCTGCGCCTGCTGGACGAGGTGGTCGCCGCGGTGACCGAGGTCTTGCCCGCAGGCCGCGTCGGCGTGCGTTTGTCGCCGATGGGCGGGCCGGGCGGTTCGTCCGATGCCAAGCCGGAGGAAACCTACCCGGAAGCGGCAGCCAAGCTCGCCGGGCGCGGGCTCGCGTACCTGCACGTCGTGCGCCCCAACGGCCATACCGGCAGCGGCGGATCGGACGAGGGCAACGCGATCGTGAAGGACATGCGCAAGCGGTTCGACGGCGTGTTCGTCGCCAATGGCGAATTCTCGACCGAGGAAGCCGCGCAATGGGTCGCCGACGGCCATGCAGACGCGATCGCTTTCGGCCGGCTGTTCATCGCCAACCCCGATCTGCCCGCCCGCATCGCAGCGGGCGGCCCATACGAAGAGGCCAACGAAGACACGTTCTACGGCGGCGGGGCCGAGGGGTATGTCGATTATCCTACGCTCGACCGCGTCACCGATCCGCTGCCGGTCCCGGCCTGA
- a CDS encoding GGDEF domain-containing protein, with protein sequence MFPRHYILRIFLLCFVSVHLPILAFAGTMAWLGTWSWAVFWPILLATVLGTGAAILGMAGLLKPIGIATEQLRRVQRGEMVERIPEGGPDMAGQLLAAVELAAQATRERVEKVRSLAGSDPLTGLRNRRGLNESLQAVLASGGSGTIAVLDCDRFKQVNDTLGHAAGDRALRAIAGGIRAHTREADTAARWGGDEFVIYFADLDPDAAGQVLVRIRDALHQQPAALIDDRPLGFSFGLARLGGAQGHRDSNSAFDAADRDLYRAKQACRGAIPA encoded by the coding sequence GTGTTTCCCCGCCACTACATCCTGCGCATCTTCTTGTTGTGCTTCGTTTCGGTCCACCTGCCGATCCTCGCCTTTGCCGGCACGATGGCCTGGCTGGGTACGTGGAGCTGGGCGGTTTTCTGGCCGATCCTGCTTGCCACGGTGCTGGGCACCGGCGCGGCAATTCTGGGCATGGCCGGTCTGCTCAAGCCGATCGGGATCGCGACCGAACAGCTGCGCCGGGTGCAGCGCGGCGAGATGGTGGAGCGCATTCCGGAAGGCGGCCCCGACATGGCGGGCCAGCTGCTCGCCGCGGTGGAGCTTGCCGCGCAGGCGACGCGCGAGCGGGTGGAGAAGGTCCGCAGTCTTGCCGGCAGTGATCCGCTGACCGGGCTGCGCAACCGGCGCGGGCTCAACGAAAGTCTCCAGGCGGTGCTCGCCAGCGGAGGCAGCGGAACGATCGCGGTGCTCGACTGCGACCGGTTCAAGCAAGTGAACGACACTCTGGGCCATGCTGCGGGCGACCGCGCGCTGCGCGCGATTGCCGGCGGAATTCGCGCGCATACCCGCGAGGCTGACACCGCCGCCCGCTGGGGGGGAGACGAGTTCGTCATCTACTTTGCGGATCTCGACCCCGATGCGGCGGGGCAGGTGCTCGTGCGGATTCGCGATGCGCTGCACCAGCAGCCCGCCGCCCTGATCGACGATCGGCCGCTGGGCTTCTCCTTCGGGCTGGCGCGGCTGGGCGGAGCGCAGGGCCACCGCGATTCGAACAGCGCCTTCGATGCCGCCGACCGCGATCTCTACCGCGCCAAGCAGGCCTGTCGCGGCGCAATACCGGCCTGA